CCTCACGGCCGAGGACGCGGTGCACGCGGTCGCGGACGTGCCGGGCCGGTTCGACGCGGCTCTGGTCGCCGCCCCGGAGCCGCTGCGCCTGCCGGGCCTCACGTGGTCGACCGCGGCGTACGTGCGGCACGTCGCCGACAACCTCGGGGCGTGGGCGTATCGCCTCGACGCGGCGCGCTGCGACGGCCGCACCGCCGCCGCCGGGTACGACCCCGACGCGCTGGGTGAGCTGCTCGACTACGAGCACGCGACCGTCGGGGCGTCCCTCGGTGCCCTGCGCCGGGTCGTGCCGTGGTGGGTCGAGTCGGTCACCGCGGCGCTGGCGGCCGGCGTGGTGCTCGACCACGCCACCCGGGGCCCGCAGCGCGCCGGGGACGTCGCGCGCAACAACGCGCACGACGCGCTGCACCACCTGCACGACGTCCGCCGCATCGTCGAGCACGCCGCGGGCCCCGCGACCTGACGCCCCGGGCGGGGCCACTACGCTGACCGCCATGACGACTGCGGAGGCCGCCCCCGGCCAGGACCTGCCGGACGAGCGCGAGATCCTCGGCTGGGACCA
This is a stretch of genomic DNA from Cellulomonas sp. ES6. It encodes these proteins:
- a CDS encoding DinB family protein, which translates into the protein MELWGAALYGDPCRACGYRWGLTAEDAVHAVADVPGRFDAALVAAPEPLRLPGLTWSTAAYVRHVADNLGAWAYRLDAARCDGRTAAAGYDPDALGELLDYEHATVGASLGALRRVVPWWVESVTAALAAGVVLDHATRGPQRAGDVARNNAHDALHHLHDVRRIVEHAAGPAT